The Halovivax ruber XH-70 genome includes the window ACCGACCAGCCGTACGCGCAGTTCGAGGACAACACTCGCATGACGCGAACGGTCCTCGAGGCGATGGCCGACGCCGGCGTGACCGAACTGCTCTACACCTCGTCGTCGACGGTCTACGGCGAGGCGCCCCGCCCGACACCCGAAGACTACGCACCGCTGGAACCGATCAGCGCGTACGGGGCGAGCAAACTCGCGGACGAAGGACTGCTCTCCGTGCGCGCTCACAGCCACGACCTCACCGTCTGGAACGTCCGGTTCGCCAACGTTGTCGGGCCACGCCTGCGCGGCGCAGTGATTCCCGACTTCGTCGAGAAGTTACGCGCCGATCCGGAGACGCTCACGATCCTCGGTGACGGCCGCCAGGAGAAGTCCTACCTCCACGTCGAGGACTGCCTCGACGCCATGTACCACGTGGTTGCTCACGCCGACGAGGAAATGAACACGTTCAATCTCGGTACGCGGACGACCACGTCGGTCGACCGGATCGCGTCGATCGTCGCCGACGAGATGGACCTCGATCCGGCCTTCGAGCACACCGGTGGTGACCGCGGCTGGACCGGCGACGTCCCCAAAATGGCCCTCTCGATCGAGAAGCTCGTCGCCCTCGGGTGGGAGCCAGCGCGATCGAGCGACGAGGCTGTCAGAGCGGCCACCCAGGAACTCCTCGCAGAAAACTGGTAACGGCCTGGACGGGCAGCCAGTGACGCGGGGGAGGTGACGCATGCAGGTGGCCGAACCGCACTGAGACGGGATCGGAAACCGGCACGGTAGCGTTTTAGGTGAGCTTAAATATTTGGACGCACCAGCGTCGGTATGGACGACGGTCCGCCCGAATCGAACGGAGAGACCGCTCGGTCGGACGCCGAGTGGTCGCTTTCGACAGCGGCACGTCGCTACGGACCGCTTTTCGGCACGTTACTCGTCGGTATCGGACTGGTGCTCGCCGCGCGGAACGTCGACGGCGGCGAGCTCCTCGCCACGATCTCGCTCGCCGATCCGGCAATTCTGGCGACCGCCGGCGCCCTGTACGCCGCCTCCTGGCCGCTCCGTGGACGCCGATACGGCGACGTGCTGTCGCCGATGGGCCACCGGGCGGGGACGACAGTGCTCACGGCCGCCGTCTTCGTCAGTCAATCGGCGAACCTCGTGTTCCCGGCACGGGCGGGCGACGCCGTTCGTGCGTACGTCGTGAACAGAAAGGAAGACGTTCCCTACAGCACGGGCGTCGCCTCGCTGGCCGTCGAACGGCTCTTCGACCTGGCGACGATCACGGTCCTCGCCGGGGTCGCGGTCGGATGGCTGCTCCTCGGCGGCACGGTCGAACCGGCGAGCACGTTCGCCGGCACCGGGGGATCGCAACCGGTCCTGCTCGCCGCCGCGACCGTGAGCACTGCGACGGTCGGAGCCTGTCTCGTCGTGATAACGGCGGCATGGACGCCGGCCGGTCGACGGATTTCGGCACGACTGCGGACGGCTGCTGAACACTCCGCGCGCCTGGCACCTGTTCTCGCGTGGGTGCGCAAGGTTGGCCTCGACGTGGGACGCGTCGCGGGGAACCCGCGGTCGCTCCTGATCGTGGGATCGACGAGTCTGCTGATCTGGCTGGTCGACGTGGCCACCGCGATCATGGTGCTCGTCGCCCTCGACAGTGGCCTCGGGGGCGGTTCGTTGCTAGTCGTCGGAACACTGGCAGTCAGTGTCGGAAACCTGGCGAAGGTCTTACCGCTCACCCAGGGCGGCGTCGGCCTCTACGAGGCCGCGTTCACCGCACTCGTCGTCGGGCTCACACCAATCGGTGCAGGGACGGCGCTGGCCGCGGCCGTCCTCGACCACGCGCTGAAAAACGGAATCACGGTGGTCGGTGGTGGGGCCGCAGCGGCCGTCCTCGGCCTCTCGATCGGAGACGTTCGGGCAACTGCGGCAGCACCCGAGGACCGGCACACTTTTTAGGCTCGCCTAAAACAATGTGAGTGATGGAGACGGATACCTGCGTCATCGTCCCGACGATCCGAGAGTACGACTGTTTGCGATCCTACGTCGAGAACGCACGCACCTACGGGTTCGATCTCTCGCGGCTCCACTTCCTCCTCGTCACGGAGGACTTCTGCGACGCCGACGAGATGGAGGCGATGCTCGACGATCTCGAGGTCTCCGGCGAGGTCTTCGACGGCACCCGTCGCGAGGAGTGGTACGCCGACCACGACGTCGCGGAGTTCAGTCACGTCGTCCCCGCGGCGAGTCACGCGGAAACGAGCTTCGGCCTCCTGTACATGTGGGCAAACGAAGAGTTCGAGTACGGCTTTTTCATCGACGACGACACGCTCCCCCACGACGACGTGGATTTCTTCGGTACCCACATGGACAACCTCGCGTTCGCGGGCGAGATCGAGGAGGTCGCCTCCGACGAACAGTGGGTCAACGTCCTCTATCAGAACGCCGACGAACACGGTCTGTATCCCCGCGGCTACCCCTACGCCGCGATGGACGAGACGATCGAGACCGGAACGACGGAGATCGGTTCGGGCGAGGTCGTCGCCTCCCAGGGACTGTGGACCAACGTCCCGGACCTGGACGCCGTCAGGATCCTGATGGACGGCGATCTGGAGGGTCAGGCCGAGACGCGGACGAGCCGCGACGACTTCGGTGAGGACTTCGTCGCCGCGCGCGAAAACTACCTCACGGTCTGCTCGATGAACCTC containing:
- a CDS encoding NAD-dependent epimerase/dehydratase family protein, producing the protein MRLSSGRVLVTGGAGFIGSHLVERLVDDGADVTVVDDCSNGDADRLPDAVTFVEADLRERDALDGHLDGIDRVVHLAASKHVDTDQPYAQFEDNTRMTRTVLEAMADAGVTELLYTSSSTVYGEAPRPTPEDYAPLEPISAYGASKLADEGLLSVRAHSHDLTVWNVRFANVVGPRLRGAVIPDFVEKLRADPETLTILGDGRQEKSYLHVEDCLDAMYHVVAHADEEMNTFNLGTRTTTSVDRIASIVADEMDLDPAFEHTGGDRGWTGDVPKMALSIEKLVALGWEPARSSDEAVRAATQELLAENW
- a CDS encoding lysylphosphatidylglycerol synthase transmembrane domain-containing protein, which gives rise to MDDGPPESNGETARSDAEWSLSTAARRYGPLFGTLLVGIGLVLAARNVDGGELLATISLADPAILATAGALYAASWPLRGRRYGDVLSPMGHRAGTTVLTAAVFVSQSANLVFPARAGDAVRAYVVNRKEDVPYSTGVASLAVERLFDLATITVLAGVAVGWLLLGGTVEPASTFAGTGGSQPVLLAAATVSTATVGACLVVITAAWTPAGRRISARLRTAAEHSARLAPVLAWVRKVGLDVGRVAGNPRSLLIVGSTSLLIWLVDVATAIMVLVALDSGLGGGSLLVVGTLAVSVGNLAKVLPLTQGGVGLYEAAFTALVVGLTPIGAGTALAAAVLDHALKNGITVVGGGAAAAVLGLSIGDVRATAAAPEDRHTF
- a CDS encoding Reversibly glycosylated polypeptide, whose translation is METDTCVIVPTIREYDCLRSYVENARTYGFDLSRLHFLLVTEDFCDADEMEAMLDDLEVSGEVFDGTRREEWYADHDVAEFSHVVPAASHAETSFGLLYMWANEEFEYGFFIDDDTLPHDDVDFFGTHMDNLAFAGEIEEVASDEQWVNVLYQNADEHGLYPRGYPYAAMDETIETGTTEIGSGEVVASQGLWTNVPDLDAVRILMDGDLEGQAETRTSRDDFGEDFVAARENYLTVCSMNLAFRREVIPAFYQLPMDDNAWDVGRFDDIWSGVFLKRACDVLGTQIYNGAPLCEHNKAPRSTFDDLNNEVPGLELNEHLWELIDEVGDDADSYAEAFEAMGRELARGDWDEFTNGDFLTHVGEYMLDWLDCLDALEARRTATVDRRV